A genomic window from Salvelinus namaycush isolate Seneca chromosome 5, SaNama_1.0, whole genome shotgun sequence includes:
- the bola1 gene encoding bolA-like protein 1 produces the protein MLHSILRCACPISTTLAFTRPLAHFRPHMAPDPNRPVEGAIRTKLTQQLEPEHLEVHNESHMHAVPPGSESHFRVLVVSPRFDGLSLLQRHRLVNETLAEELKTCVHALAIQAKTPLQWGSNPSIAKSPPCMGGSKGDHTVEEKLKAGRD, from the coding sequence ATGCTGCACAGTATTCTCCGCTGTGCCTGTCCAATCTCCACCACCCTCGCCTTCACCAGGCCCTTAGCCCACTTCAGACCCCACATGGCTCCTGATCCCAACCGGCCCGTGGAGGGGGCCATACGGACCAAGCTCACCCAGCAGTTGGAGCCAGAACACCTGGAAGTCCACAATGAGAGCCACATGCACGCCGTGCCCCCTGGATCCGAGTCCCACTTCAGAGTCCTGGTGGTCAGCCCACGCTTCGACGGCCTCTCCCTGCTACAGCGCCACCGCCTTGTCAACGAGACCCTAGCCGAGGAGCTGAAGACCTGTGTCCACGCGCTGGCCATCCAGGCCAAGACACCCCTGCAGTGGGGCAGCAACCCCAGCATAGCCAAGAGCCCACCCTGCATGGGAGGATCCAAGGGGGACCACACGGTGGAGGAGAAACTCAAGGCTGGACGGGACTGA